The Poecilia reticulata strain Guanapo linkage group LG1, Guppy_female_1.0+MT, whole genome shotgun sequence DNA window ccaaaaggaatgaattcagtagaatgcagggggtgggggatattcaagtttagaaacgtcctctacagaggacaaaatgaactactggtggTCAGGAGGATAAGGTGAAAGAGGATTTAGTTATGTATAATATGTAATATCTATATGGCTAAACAAAGTCACCTGTCTTGTCCATGTTGACAGCTACAAGTTTCCAGTTCATGCCAGGGTCAACTCTTGGTGCTAGAGAGGTATCTCATATACTTGTTCTACCTCAGAAAAGCAACAGTAAAACTTCTCAACAAAGTCTGCTTtagtgtttaataaaataatttgtgacattagtgatatttttaccaGAATACCACACGAGCAGCAACTGTGAACATTTTACAAGAGACTCGTTACATAAAGGGAATAATCAGTGTGACAGGCAAAAGGCACCCAAGTGCTGCAAATGTTGCTAATGTGTGGGATTCAAAGGCTGGAACGCTTCAGGAAACGTGCTTTCGCTCTGCAGGATCATTATCTGTTTGAACCCCAGTTTTGTTTGGTGATGAGGCGCCGTTTATGGGGAGTGACAAATGGATGAAACACCGCAGGGAGCCTCCCTGACTGTCTGATTCTCTGTCACACACAGGCAACAGAGGGAGAGTGATGTAACTGTGCTCCGATTGCTAAACAGTTCTTGGAATCATTATCTAAGTTACAGAAGAGGGAGCAGAGCTTCGGTAGTCACTCACGATGTTTTTCTCTTGTCATCTTCCTATCACACGTCCAGAATTGCtccacagatttttaaatcCAATCTCTCAGTTTGGGGAAGTCATTGAAGTTGTAGTTCAAGgtgtttcattaaattaaaattttcattttggagCAATGTCCTACGGTCTACTGAGACTTCAATGACCATCAtaacatttggaggaaaaaaatgaaggtttgCAAGCCTGAGAACACCATCCGCACTTTGAAGTTCACAAAAACATGGCATCATGTTGAAAGAACataatgttgaaatattaaataaatttcagaattttaagGTTTAAATAATACACTGTCTGACTTCTACCGTCAATGGGTCTGAATAGAATCAGTTGACTGAAAACACTTAGTTCATTTTATACCTGTACATCCTAACTGTATTTCGtaacatttttgtacatttttttgatgcaaagatggaaagaagctttttagtgTTGTGATAGAAAATCCTAGTTGTGCATAAATCAACAGATGGTTGCTGGCAGGAAGCCTTTAAGAGAGGATTTGGTTGAGCTTCTTCATCTAAGCTCCCAGCAATCAGCCCAACGTTTCTCACAGTGCTTTGGCTGGGTctgaaaacacaacatacaTTTACATTCAGTTGGAACTCCTTCCAGgagaaatcaacatttttgctaAGGCTGTGAAGTCTTGTTGTGCTTCATGTGTTGCACAGATACAGGCGACATCGTGGCTATCATGATCCCTGAACCTAAAGGTCGGGAGATTGTGAATTTGCTGGAGCAGCGCTTTGTGGTGGTGATTCACATCAGTGTGGGAACGCGCAACCTGCAGAAATATGTGAGCAGAACGTCTGTGGTGTTTGTCTCCATCTCCTTCATCGTCCTCATGATCATCTCACTCGCCTGGCTCGTGTTCTACTACATCCAGAGGTTCCGCTACGCTAACGCACGAGACCGCAACCAGGTATGACCGACCGCAACCCTTCAGAGCATTTTGATATTATCTCAATTTTTGTAAGAAGTTCATTTATGCAAGTTAAATTTCtcacacagaaatggaaaataatgttGGACATCCATGTTTTAAGGTCTGCTATTCAAATCTGTGAAATGGGCAAACCACAGGGATCCACTTTAGGGCTGCTGCTCTTCTCCTTATTTATGAATGCACTTCTTTACAGATGACATGAAGATGTTCAGTCCCAAATACCAATTCCAGTTTCAGTTAAAAGAACTCTTacttttaaacagttaaaaGCTTGTATAGACAAAACATAATTGTAATAcatttagccttcctgttatctgctgcaTAACAGGCAAAACACAAGATGGagataaaaaccattaaaatctgttaaaatctgCTGCAAATCTTCTAAATTAAGCAAATCAGTGAGATGCTGGTTTTCTTCAcggcttaattttttttgttggcttttCAAGCATATTTGCCGCAGAAAGACGCCTCTGaccatttctgtgttgtttttgtgtgttttctgcctGCAGAGGCGTTTGGGAGATGCTGCTAAAAAGGCCATCAGTAAGCTTCAAGTGCGCACTTTAAAGAAAGGAGACAAGGTAAAGCAGATTCTGCACactttgtaattaaaataaaaaataacaaaaagctcATGACTTAAAACATATAGGATGATTGTAATGGTTATTGATTGTGAAACTTTGCAAGGCAGACAAATAACCAGCAAGTCTAGATGTGAAGTTAAAATTTttccttcaaactgttttagGTGAGGTTTACAGGATAAACTTCACCTTAAGTAGGAACAAGCTTTGAAATTGTTTATcctggtcttttttttaacttaagatATGACCAGATCATGGCATTTTAATATGAGTGTGCTGCTTACtgctttgagattttttttcttgaaaacacTGGAATTTAGCCTcttggtgttttgtttgtgtttaaggAAACTGAACCAGACTTTGACAACTGTGCAGTTTGCATTGAATGCTACAAACCTAATGACGTTGTGAGGATATTACCCTGCAGGTGAGTTTTCTGTCCACCGAATGCCTTAACATCGATTtgatcacacacacagcagagccACCAGTCTTTAGACGGTCCACTGTTCACCATGTTTCTGATGTGTATGTTTCATCTCGTCTGGTCAGACATGTCTTCCATAAACACTGTGTAGATCCATGGCTGCAAGACCACAGAACGTGTCCgatgtgcaaaataaacatcctgAAAGCTCTGGGAATTCCTGTAAGCTACGTTTTTGGTTTACTTATTTACTGCATCATTAAACTGATGCTATTTCCTATTTAAAGGCTGGTAAGAAGCTAAACACATGTTTAATCTGTTCCAGTTCAGTGCTGACTGCACCAGTGAGACTCCCCCAGATTACGAGACAAGTGTTGGGGGTCCTCTGACCAACCCCATCAGCGCTGCGAGTGAAATCACAGTCAACGAGAGTTCAGTGGTGCTGGATCCTGCAGGAAGGGTGATGGATCTGCATCAACTCCATCATTACCAAGAAATGACGTCGCAGGCAGGACAGAGCCACATTATTGCAAGCTGTACGTCTACAGGTTACACCTGCTTCATCGCATTACCAACACGTCACTGTGGAAAAGTTTTAGCCTGAAATATGGACCTGAACTCATAACTGAAAACATAAgggatgtaaaaataaaaataaaaatttgctgCCACCAAGTGGCTAAAAAGGTTAATTGCAAGCTGTGCAGAAGACTTGCTTCTTGATTATATAGTTTGAATATTATCATCAGAGGCATGAATTTTGtactaaataattttaatcagGTTTGGATGGGAACGTTTGAGTTGACTTGGTATTTTCTATCATTCGCACAGCATCACTATTCTGTCCTCACACAGGCAGCACGCTATGCTAGACAGACtgtaaatgcatatttatattaGCTAGCAACACAGTTAGCTAAGCTACAGCTAACACAGAAGTATTAGGCAGATTAGACTAATTAAACTTAATTACTACTAATCAAAACAACTTTCTGACGCCATAAAATTTGTtaatttacagacaaagatacttaaagacttaaaaatgatGATAACATGCTGTGGGCGACCATGCTTGACTTTTTGGCCATAATATAGGACGCCATAAAATCTAACTCAAATCCCACCACAAGGGGGTAGTAAGTCAACAGAATACAGACAAGGACTTTTCTAAGTTATTGTAAAGTTTGtctagtcttatttcaagtgtgcagTAGAAATTAGACCACACATACtttgtaagactttgtgttttgcgATGTTGACTCACCTTTGTTTGACCCTCCAGGTGAGAACCAGCCCCCGATGAGCAGCGATTCAGACACGTCTGCTATCCTGAGTGTTGATGCCAGCGTGTCGGAAGCAGACTTTCCTTTGGAGCAGGAGGGCGATGACGTGAAGTCCAGGGACAATACATGTTGAGGAGACATTCTGCAGAAAAGATACACAAAAGCAACACAAGGGATTGAAAGATTATTCACGTCTGGTCGTGAAGAAGATCCAAAAACACTCGGTTCTGTTTCACTGACTATAAACAGATTTGTCATGTTGCTTGTTGTGCTTCATGGAGACCAGACCATGACGAACATCTCTCACATTGTCAAACCTCAGAGCGGTTTCACGTACTTCAAAGACAAACTGCGACGATGATGGTGGAGACTGGACACAACATGGCCTCCCTAATGCATGTGTGCAGCTTCAGTCAGCATGACATCGAGGATCACTGCCAAAAACGTACAGTGCACACTTAGCACTGTGCAAAAGTGTTGAGTCGTCCCTCATTATTTCCTTCCAGATCTATGTGATCTGGATCATCAGTTTTCCAGAGTTTCTGACGTCTCTTTCGTCtctttgcttaaattttttctattcCTTGATGACATGCCTTTCACATACTGTTCATGTGCTGTGGATGTGTTTTTAGGCCTGTTAATCATTCCTTTATTTGCCCCTTTCCCCTCATTTCTGAGCacatgaaatatttagtaagaCCTTTAGAAACTCTGGAGAAAAACTGATCTGAACCACATTTAAAGGTTGCAAGAACTGGAAAGAACGAAATCAGCAgtgactgaagacttttgcacaGTTCTGTAGCTCATATACCAGCAGTTTTCAGTTCAAAACAGCTGCTATTAATTCCCTCACCAAATTTGCTAGTTTTTGCTGAAAActtgacaatttttttaaaaggttccAAACAAGAAGTTAGAAAATTCAAGCACACGTTCTTCtgattttataaaagtaaaggtttttcttttttttttaactttctgtaAATGCCTGTTATGGAAATAAGCAAGCACAACTAGATCTCTGTGTCAGCCTTTAGATTTTTGAAGTGATATTCTGGTTGCCCTTCTGAAACTGCTGCTCATTATTCCATAACCAGAAGTTAATAATCCCACAGTGTCGTGACAGTTCAACATCACTGTTTAATTGCTGTCACGTTTTTGCGATGTTTACGTTTTTGAATGAAAGCACAGTTAGAGCTCAAAATGTCCCTGTCACACTTGTTTCCAGcacttcaacaacaaaaaaagtgaactacaataatcatcaaaatatcTTCAGAGTCATTGTAGACGgcgatgctgtgggcaggaagttCTCTGGCAGCTGTCAGTCTTGCAACTAATCCGAAacggcctctgactgaagactgttgctgtatgacAGTCTTATGACTGACAAGATCCGCTAATAACTCAATATCTGGACAGCTGAGTTGATTCTCCACGGAAAAGTTCTGGATGACATCATCCGTTGTGAAgtactgctaatccacctcacttgcttttactctttaaatctgaaatttctGGTTGTTAGAAAGGACTGGTACTAAATCTTTCACGGTagtaaaaactttttacattttaccttTGAGGATGAAGCAACACAAAAGCACTCTGTTGCTTTTACCCACTAGAGACTCAAATTCCTCTCAGAAACTGAAAGAGACCAAAAACATATCTGAACGAGtgtattttaggttttatttgtttcagcaGATCAAAATTGTGTGACAATAGAATTATGCCAGATtcaattttataattatttactttacaataTGAAAAACTACATTCAAGTTAGATTTTAGTTAgacatattttgtttagtttaatgTTTTGGTTCTCCAAGCAGGCAGTTTTCCAGGTATCCTTCATGAAGTTTGATCAGTTCTTGTTTCTAGCGACTCAgacttttctctttgtttctgcagagtCCTGCAGGCTCTGTTGTAACAGCTGTTTGGGTCGATTGGTTCATGTTATTGCACATTCCCGTTTCAGAAACCTTTGCCTCCATTGAAAAAGCCtttgttgtttgcttttggCTTTTTATCAGCTGACGATTCGGGAATCGAAACGTTCTGCTTGGAAAACTTTTCCAACTTACTGCCTAAGAAACTGGAGATCGTTCTTTTATTGGTACACCAGCACATGTACATGTAGCAGAGAGTTTCAGGATCAAAAGAGATCATAAATGTCTGAGTATCAGctaaactaaatctttttgtttcaaaaaccaGCCAAATATGCCAAGTTTCTCACTAAAATCATTTTCCTTATCCTTTAAGAGAACAATGTACCAGCTATCCTTGTGATTGAATCAATGCttatgtgttgttgttttttaaagaaacactttCATGAGCTAAGTTTgggtgaaaataatttattttattagattttctcAAATtgcaaacatgaaacaaatgCCCAGAAGAGTGATGGTGCGTCATCTGTAAGAGAAAGAACTTTACGTATCAGTTTATTTGGTATAAACCGTTTAACCTGTTGCTACCACCCTCCACATTTATTCCCATTCTTGGTAAAGATAGAAAATCTTTCACTGAAGTAGCATaatttcaggaaaaaatgtggtttgTGCAGTTCCAGTTAAATTAATCTTTTCCATTACTGCCTAGGCTGTGAGTGTAGACAAGCCTCTGCAGGCCATTTCCAGACGGACTTACGTCATTTAAACGGAATGTTCTCATCAATTTTTAACATTGGTTAAGAGAAATGGGTCTCTGtgtaacacatttatttcccatgggaaaaaaacataaacaaaaacattattcagTTGTGTGTATTTCAGAGGAAATGTTCAGGGTAAAAGTAATTTGTGACATTGTTACAACAACCAATAAtgaatgagaatttttttttcctcactaaataaattatattaaattaaggGTTGGAAACTTCTGAAAGTGGAGTAAAGTTACTGCAAGTAGATGTTAATTTAGCTTAAACCTTTCTTCTACTGAGGGAGGGTAAAGTGTGACTAATGCTGAGTAGTgataataaaaactcaaaatacaaAGGTCAAACTCTATAGAAACGTTTCAGGTCAGGGGTCAGCACCCTTTAAAATTCAACAAGTCATTTCTGCACTTTTTCCTCCTTCATACAATTTATTCTGAGCTGCGAAACTTTCAAAAATGATAAGCCAGTTTCTGtaattgttttgagtttttgaatGAAAGTAAGattcttttttctatttcatatttttatagaagttttaaaaaaggattttgtaAGCATAGGGATAATAAAATCTTATTATTACTGCAGTTTGgttcttaaaggggcggtattatgtgaaatcaacttttaaatcattatgttatttcctcatcaaaaacaaacctggagtgctGACCTtgattttttcatgcatgtttgagaaatcttataatctccatggcaacaattTGGTCAGTGGACTTAGCTCTTCCTCCTAGAGGCAAACTTCCAAGCTTTAACCTcgcagagcagccctcccccactcagctccttcagactagccagcagctaTTAGCAACACCTGAGCATTTGCTGAGCCAATTTTACAAGCTatttctcagagcaacgctggtaattATGTTGCtaaagagttaatagaggagccatgttgtgatgactttctgaaggcagagaaaaggagattttaaagagacagggatccaatttcaaggcactaaactacaaagtcaaatttcctttaagtcatattaaatatgtatagcattttcataacaactaaaggtaacatagttacttaattgtgcaaaaaaatggcactatgtCCAGGAAAAttcataatactgcccctttaaattacataaaaacagagtaactgctgaaacactgctTAGTTAAATCTGCCCAAACTTAAATTAACCTTTAGTCCCTAAAGAGCTAAAGGTTGCAGTCCCCTGTTTGCAAAACAGATTGTGTCATAGAGCCATCAAGtgtttttacatacatttatttattacaaatatgtaaatgtggGGGTGCTAACAGTAGCAACTCGTTCATTGCAGTAAAAGATTCT harbors:
- the rnf150a gene encoding RING finger protein 150a; protein product: MAPSLLRACRSLALWTWLLSFCFVQLLCLDFTAAEKEEWYTAFVNITYLDPVSSEVRTEKTECGRYGEHSPKRQARGRVLIPGLPQDRQGCDPNVRFPPVPQNTAWVALVAEGNCTFREKIRNAANSNASAVVIYNSANDTITMPHSDTGDIVAIMIPEPKGREIVNLLEQRFVVVIHISVGTRNLQKYVSRTSVVFVSISFIVLMIISLAWLVFYYIQRFRYANARDRNQRRLGDAAKKAISKLQVRTLKKGDKETEPDFDNCAVCIECYKPNDVVRILPCRHVFHKHCVDPWLQDHRTCPMCKINILKALGIPFSADCTSETPPDYETSVGGPLTNPISAASEITVNESSVVLDPAGRVMDLHQLHHYQEMTSQAGQSHIIASCENQPPMSSDSDTSAILSVDASVSEADFPLEQEGDDVKSRDNTC